In the genome of Ancylomarina subtilis, one region contains:
- a CDS encoding putative signal transducing protein, with translation MTEGKESICVFKGSVIDVNYYMECLDEIGISSFIKDDFQTGIHAGFIGGSPEAIELLVDMDNAEKALECIKGLQE, from the coding sequence ATGACTGAAGGAAAAGAAAGTATTTGCGTATTTAAAGGATCAGTTATTGATGTTAACTATTATATGGAGTGCTTGGATGAAATAGGGATCTCATCTTTTATTAAAGATGATTTCCAGACTGGGATTCATGCAGGATTTATTGGAGGATCACCCGAAGCCATCGAGTTATTGGTTGATATGGATAATGCAGAAAAGGCTCTTGAATGTATTAAAGGATTACAGGAATAG